One genomic region from Vallicoccus soli encodes:
- the arc gene encoding proteasome ATPase encodes MNDLRRRLSDMTEEVGALRRRLAESPRGARALEDRLAQLQAELAGVTSQNERLVQTLRDARDQIVTLKEEVDRLAQPPAGFGVFLEGHEDGTVDVFTGGRKLRVTVSPAVERDELVRGQEVMLNEAMNVVAALGFERVGEVVMLKELLADGERALVMGHTDEEKVVRLAEPLRDEPLRAGEALLLEPRSGYVYEKVPRAEVEELVLEEVPDIDYRQIGGLGGQIEQIRDAVELPYLHPDLFKEHELRPPKGVLLYGPPGCGKTLIAKAVANSLAKKVAEVTGKPQGKSYFLNIKGPELLNKYVGETERHIRLVFQRAREKASEGTPVIVFFDEMDSLFRTRGSGVSSDVENTIVPQLLSEIDGVEGLENVIVIGASNREDMIDPAILRPGRLDVKIKIERPDAESARDIFSKYLKPSLPLHPDDLGEHGGDPRATVQAMIQRTVERMYSEVDENRFLEVTYANGDKEVLYFKDFNSGAMIQNIVDRAKKMAIKDFLDLGQRGLRISHLLAACVDEFKENEDLPNTTNPDDWARISGKKGERIVYIRTLIQGKQGTEAGRSIDTVANTGQYL; translated from the coding sequence GTGAACGACCTGCGGCGCCGCCTGTCCGACATGACCGAGGAGGTGGGTGCGCTGCGCCGCCGCCTCGCCGAGTCGCCCCGCGGGGCCCGCGCGCTCGAGGACCGCCTCGCGCAGCTGCAGGCCGAGCTGGCCGGGGTCACCTCGCAGAACGAGCGCCTCGTGCAGACGCTGCGCGACGCCCGCGACCAGATCGTCACCCTCAAGGAGGAGGTCGACCGGCTGGCCCAGCCGCCGGCCGGCTTCGGCGTCTTCCTCGAGGGGCACGAGGACGGCACGGTCGACGTCTTCACCGGCGGGCGCAAGCTGCGGGTGACGGTCAGCCCGGCGGTCGAGCGCGACGAGCTGGTGCGCGGCCAGGAGGTCATGCTCAACGAGGCGATGAACGTCGTCGCGGCGCTCGGCTTCGAGCGCGTCGGCGAGGTCGTCATGCTCAAGGAGCTGCTGGCCGACGGCGAGCGCGCGCTCGTCATGGGGCACACCGACGAGGAGAAGGTCGTCCGCCTCGCCGAGCCCCTGCGCGACGAGCCGCTGCGCGCCGGCGAGGCGCTGCTGCTGGAGCCCCGCTCGGGCTACGTGTACGAGAAGGTGCCGCGGGCCGAGGTCGAGGAGCTCGTCCTCGAGGAGGTCCCCGACATCGACTACCGCCAGATCGGCGGCCTCGGCGGGCAGATCGAGCAGATCCGCGACGCGGTGGAGCTGCCGTACCTGCACCCGGACCTGTTCAAGGAGCACGAGCTGCGCCCGCCCAAGGGCGTCCTGCTCTACGGCCCGCCCGGCTGCGGCAAGACGCTCATCGCCAAGGCGGTCGCCAACTCGCTGGCGAAGAAGGTCGCCGAGGTCACCGGCAAGCCGCAGGGGAAGTCGTACTTCCTCAACATCAAGGGCCCGGAGCTGCTCAACAAGTACGTCGGCGAGACCGAGCGGCACATCCGCCTGGTGTTCCAGCGCGCCCGCGAGAAGGCCAGCGAGGGCACGCCGGTCATCGTGTTCTTCGACGAGATGGACTCGCTGTTCCGCACCCGCGGCTCGGGGGTCAGCTCCGACGTCGAGAACACCATCGTCCCGCAGCTGCTGTCGGAGATCGACGGCGTCGAGGGCCTCGAGAACGTCATCGTCATCGGCGCCTCGAACCGCGAGGACATGATCGACCCGGCGATCCTGCGCCCGGGCCGGCTCGACGTGAAGATCAAGATCGAGCGGCCCGACGCGGAGTCCGCGCGCGACATCTTCTCCAAGTACCTCAAGCCCTCGCTGCCGCTGCACCCGGACGACCTGGGCGAGCACGGCGGCGACCCGCGGGCCACGGTGCAGGCGATGATCCAGCGCACCGTCGAGCGGATGTACTCCGAGGTCGACGAGAACCGGTTCCTCGAGGTGACGTACGCCAACGGGGACAAGGAGGTCCTGTACTTCAAGGACTTCAACTCCGGCGCGATGATCCAGAACATCGTGGACCGGGCGAAGAAGATGGCCATCAAGGACTTCCTCGACCTGGGCCAGCGGGGCCTGCGCATCTCCCACCTGCTCGCGGCGTGCGTCGACGAGTTCAAGGAGAACGAGGACCTGCCCAACACGACGAACCCCGACGACTGGGCCCGGATCTCCGGCAAGAAGGGCGAGCGGATCGTCTACATCCGCACGCTCATCCAGGGCAAGCAGGGCACCGAGGCCGGGCGCTCGATCGACACGGTCGCCAACACGGGGCAGTACCTCTAG
- a CDS encoding tRNA (adenine-N1)-methyltransferase — translation MTDAPETRTPTGAAHRRGPFKPGDQVQLTDPKGRMHTITLQPGRAFHTHKGSFGHDEIIGGPEGVVVTSTGGVPYLAVRPLLADFVLSMPRGAAVVYPKDAGQVVQMADVFPGARVVEAGVGSGALTMSLLRAVGDEGRVMSYERRADFAEVAQRNVETFFGGPHPAWRLTVGDLQESLDETDVDRVVLDMLAPWECLDAVSRALVPGGVLICYVATATQLSRTAEALRAHGTFTEPHAWESMVRGWHLEGLAVRPEHRMVGHTGFLLTSRRLAEGTAPPLRRRRPAKGAYGTGEDEAPDAPAERPSGAERAAERGPLP, via the coding sequence GTGACCGACGCGCCCGAGACCCGTACGCCCACCGGCGCCGCCCACCGGCGGGGCCCCTTCAAGCCGGGGGACCAGGTCCAGCTCACCGACCCCAAGGGGCGGATGCACACCATCACCCTGCAGCCGGGGCGGGCCTTCCACACCCACAAGGGCTCCTTCGGGCACGACGAGATCATCGGCGGGCCGGAGGGCGTCGTCGTCACGAGCACCGGCGGCGTGCCGTACCTCGCGGTGCGCCCGCTGCTCGCGGACTTCGTGCTGTCGATGCCGCGGGGCGCCGCGGTCGTCTACCCCAAGGACGCCGGGCAGGTCGTGCAGATGGCCGACGTGTTCCCGGGGGCCCGCGTCGTCGAGGCAGGCGTGGGCTCGGGCGCGCTCACCATGTCGCTGCTGCGCGCGGTCGGCGACGAGGGCCGGGTCATGTCGTACGAGCGCCGCGCCGACTTCGCCGAGGTCGCCCAGCGCAACGTCGAGACGTTCTTCGGCGGCCCGCACCCCGCCTGGCGCCTCACCGTCGGCGACCTGCAGGAGAGCCTCGACGAGACCGACGTCGACCGCGTCGTGCTCGACATGCTCGCCCCGTGGGAGTGCCTCGACGCGGTGTCGCGCGCGCTCGTCCCCGGCGGCGTGCTCATCTGCTACGTCGCGACGGCGACCCAGCTGTCCCGCACGGCCGAGGCCCTGCGCGCGCACGGCACGTTCACCGAGCCCCACGCCTGGGAGTCCATGGTCCGCGGCTGGCACCTCGAGGGCCTGGCCGTGCGCCCGGAGCACCGGATGGTGGGCCACACCGGCTTCCTGCTGACGAGCCGCCGGCTCGCCGAGGGCACCGCCCCGCCGCTGCGGCGGCGGCGCCCGGCGAAGGGCGCGTACGGCACGGGCGAGGACGAGGCGCCGGACGCGCCGGCCGAGCGCCCCAGCGGCGCCGAGCGCGCCGCCGAGCGCGGCCCGCTGCCCTAG
- a CDS encoding site-2 protease family protein produces MHDHGASAQQARGGTGGIVLGRPFGVPVVVGPSWFLVAVLITWVFQPQVARALPQLGELSWLVSLAYAVLLYVSVLVHELAHSVTALRMGLPVKRITLHLLGGVSEIERQPQTPLRALLVSVSGPVLNLVLAGLGWLVLQVAEPGTVVGELASALTWANLVVAVFNLLPGLPLDGGFVLEALVWRLRGDRLAGTVAAAWVGRALAVLLVAGPLVVASLTEGRLPLLTVVWGVFLGSFIWVGAGQALAGARTRARLPGLVARRLARRAVPVPRDLPVAEAVRRAQAAGAGALVVVDAADRPVAIVEEAAVAAMPEQRRPWVPVGDVARRLDPDLVLDADLEGEPLVEAINRRPAPEYLLKDRQGLVYGVLVLSDVERVLSPQAPQPRQAPR; encoded by the coding sequence GTGCACGACCACGGCGCGAGCGCGCAGCAGGCCAGGGGCGGTACGGGCGGGATCGTCCTGGGACGCCCCTTCGGCGTCCCCGTCGTCGTCGGGCCCTCGTGGTTCCTCGTCGCCGTCCTCATCACCTGGGTGTTCCAGCCGCAGGTCGCTCGCGCCCTGCCGCAGCTGGGCGAGCTGAGCTGGCTCGTCAGCCTGGCCTACGCCGTGCTGCTCTACGTCTCCGTGCTCGTGCACGAGCTCGCGCACTCGGTCACGGCGCTGCGGATGGGCCTGCCGGTCAAGCGGATCACGCTGCACCTGCTCGGCGGGGTCAGCGAGATCGAGCGGCAGCCCCAGACGCCGCTGCGCGCGCTGCTGGTGTCGGTGTCGGGCCCGGTGCTCAACCTCGTCCTGGCGGGCCTGGGCTGGCTCGTGCTGCAGGTCGCCGAGCCCGGCACGGTGGTGGGGGAGCTGGCCTCGGCGCTGACGTGGGCCAACCTCGTCGTCGCGGTCTTCAACCTGCTGCCCGGCCTGCCGCTCGACGGCGGCTTCGTCCTCGAGGCGCTCGTGTGGCGCCTGCGGGGGGACCGCCTCGCCGGCACGGTGGCCGCCGCCTGGGTCGGTCGCGCGCTCGCCGTGCTGCTCGTGGCCGGCCCGCTCGTCGTCGCCTCGCTCACCGAGGGGCGCCTGCCGCTGCTCACCGTGGTCTGGGGCGTCTTCCTCGGCTCCTTCATCTGGGTCGGGGCGGGGCAGGCCCTGGCCGGGGCCCGCACGCGGGCCCGCCTGCCCGGGCTCGTGGCGCGGCGCCTGGCCCGGCGCGCGGTGCCCGTGCCGCGCGACCTGCCGGTGGCCGAGGCGGTGCGCCGCGCGCAGGCCGCCGGCGCCGGGGCCCTCGTCGTCGTCGACGCCGCCGACCGCCCGGTCGCGATCGTCGAGGAGGCGGCCGTCGCCGCGATGCCCGAGCAGCGCCGGCCGTGGGTGCCCGTCGGCGACGTCGCCCGCCGCCTCGACCCGGACCTCGTCCTCGACGCGGACCTCGAGGGCGAGCCGCTCGTCGAGGCCATCAACCGCCGCCCGGCGCCCGAGTACCTGCTCAAGGACCGCCAGGGCCTGGTGTACGGCGTGCTCGTGCTCAGCGACGTCGAGCGCGTGCTCTCCCCGCAGGCCCCCCAGCCCCGGCAGGCCCCGCGCTGA
- a CDS encoding ABC transporter ATP-binding protein, whose product MITPPTGLDSTATTTTAAARATDLRKVYGSGDTQVTALDDVTVSFARGELTAIMGPSGSGKSTLMHCLAGLDDVTSGTVHVGDTEITALDDKRLTLLRRDHVGFVFQSFNLLPTLTALENITLPMDIAGRTPDRAWLDHVVDTVGLRDRLGHKPGELSGGQQQRVACARALASRPEIVFADEPTGNLDSRAGAEVLGFLRASVRDMGQTVVMVTHDPVAASYADRVVFLADGRIVDEMRDPTSERVLERMKRFDTAGRRS is encoded by the coding sequence GTGATCACCCCTCCCACCGGCCTCGACAGCACCGCCACGACGACCACCGCCGCCGCGCGGGCCACCGACCTGCGCAAGGTCTACGGCTCCGGCGACACCCAGGTGACCGCGCTCGACGACGTCACCGTGTCCTTCGCCCGCGGCGAGCTCACGGCGATCATGGGCCCGTCCGGGTCCGGCAAGTCCACGCTCATGCACTGCCTCGCCGGCCTCGACGACGTGACGTCCGGGACCGTGCACGTCGGCGACACCGAGATCACCGCCCTCGACGACAAGCGCCTGACGCTGCTGCGGCGCGACCACGTCGGCTTCGTCTTCCAGTCCTTCAACCTGCTGCCGACGCTCACCGCGCTGGAGAACATCACCCTGCCGATGGACATCGCGGGGCGCACCCCCGACCGCGCGTGGCTCGACCACGTCGTCGACACCGTCGGGCTGCGGGACCGGCTCGGGCACAAGCCGGGCGAGCTCTCCGGCGGGCAGCAGCAGCGCGTCGCGTGCGCGCGGGCCCTGGCGAGCCGGCCGGAGATCGTCTTCGCCGACGAGCCCACCGGCAACCTCGACTCGCGCGCCGGGGCCGAGGTGCTCGGCTTCCTGCGCGCCAGCGTGCGCGACATGGGGCAGACGGTCGTCATGGTCACGCACGACCCCGTCGCGGCCTCGTACGCCGACCGGGTCGTCTTCCTCGCCGACGGGCGGATCGTCGACGAGATGCGCGACCCGACGTCCGAGCGGGTGCTCGAGCGGATGAAGCGGTTCGACA